Proteins encoded in a region of the Isoalcanivorax pacificus W11-5 genome:
- a CDS encoding putative urea ABC transporter substrate-binding protein: MRHPSRTRALLCGLLATMLVALSPAAVAAEKKSFRIAWSIYAGWVPWQYIKESGLMKKWADKYGIEVEIVQINDYIESINQYTAGEFDGVTLTSMDALSIPAASGVDTTALLIGDYSNGNDGIVSKTATSIEALKGTSIHLVELSVSHYLLARALDDAGLRERDVTLVNTSDADIVSAFQTRDVTTVVTWNPLLDEVASMPGSHRLVDSRSIPGHIKDLTVVNTDTLRDNPALGKALAGAWYEMMADLGADTDTGIEMREFLGTVSGTDRAGYEAQLAGMYMFWKPADALTFYSSEQAFEAMDSVRHFSFDHGLLGEGASDADFVGISFPGGKVLGDSGNIKLRFDTTYTQMAADGKL, translated from the coding sequence ATGCGACACCCTTCCCGCACCCGTGCCCTGCTCTGCGGCCTGCTGGCCACCATGCTGGTGGCCCTGTCACCGGCAGCCGTGGCCGCCGAGAAAAAAAGCTTCCGCATTGCCTGGAGCATTTACGCCGGCTGGGTCCCCTGGCAGTACATCAAGGAATCCGGCCTGATGAAGAAATGGGCCGACAAGTACGGCATCGAGGTCGAGATCGTACAGATCAATGACTATATCGAATCCATCAACCAGTACACGGCCGGTGAATTCGATGGTGTGACGCTGACCAGCATGGATGCGCTGTCGATACCCGCTGCCAGCGGCGTCGACACTACTGCCCTGCTGATCGGTGACTATTCCAACGGCAACGACGGCATCGTATCAAAAACCGCCACCTCGATTGAGGCACTCAAAGGCACCAGCATTCACCTGGTGGAACTGTCCGTGTCGCATTACCTGCTGGCCCGTGCACTGGACGACGCCGGCCTGCGCGAGCGCGACGTCACTCTCGTCAACACCTCCGACGCTGACATCGTCTCCGCCTTCCAGACCCGCGACGTCACCACCGTGGTGACCTGGAACCCGCTGCTGGACGAAGTCGCGTCCATGCCCGGCTCGCATCGGCTGGTGGACTCCCGCAGCATCCCGGGCCACATCAAGGACCTGACCGTGGTCAACACCGACACGCTGCGCGACAACCCGGCCCTGGGCAAGGCACTGGCGGGCGCCTGGTATGAGATGATGGCGGACCTCGGGGCCGACACCGACACCGGTATCGAAATGCGCGAGTTCCTGGGCACCGTCTCCGGCACCGACCGGGCTGGCTACGAAGCACAGCTGGCCGGCATGTACATGTTCTGGAAACCGGCCGATGCCCTCACGTTCTACAGCAGCGAACAGGCGTTCGAGGCAATGGACAGCGTACGCCACTTCTCCTTTGACCATGGCCTGCTGGGCGAAGGCGCCAGCGATGCGGACTTTGTCGGCATCAGCTTCCCGGGTGGCAAGGTGCTGGGCGACAGTGGCAACATCAAGCTGCGCTTCGACACCACCTATACGCAGATGGCCGCCGACGGCAAGCTCTGA
- a CDS encoding TetR family transcriptional regulator, producing the protein MRKTREDTEKTRLGVIAAALKLFSSNGYSRTTLNMIATEAGFSRGPIYWHFRNKDELFEAVLQYSQEPLQQLVEQALASADPVAGITLFIDEWFRLLVEDRWYRQSFEILLNKTELTDSMAATIRRERQLTRSMVEMLSRRLAEAADAGQLTLTDTAEDVALLLYSTLMGITQSWLFSPRLFSLAQQTPFFRRRLLALAGVTPGARTAAQAPDKAHRS; encoded by the coding sequence ATGCGCAAGACCCGCGAAGACACGGAAAAGACCCGGCTCGGCGTCATCGCCGCCGCACTGAAACTGTTCAGCAGCAACGGCTATTCACGTACCACACTGAACATGATCGCCACCGAAGCCGGCTTCAGCCGCGGGCCGATCTACTGGCACTTCCGCAACAAGGACGAACTGTTTGAAGCAGTGCTGCAGTATTCGCAGGAGCCGCTGCAACAGCTGGTCGAACAGGCGCTGGCCAGCGCAGATCCGGTGGCCGGCATTACCCTGTTTATCGATGAATGGTTCCGGTTGCTGGTGGAGGATCGCTGGTACCGGCAGTCGTTCGAAATCCTGCTCAACAAGACCGAACTGACCGACAGCATGGCCGCCACCATTCGACGCGAGCGGCAACTGACCCGCAGCATGGTGGAGATGCTCTCAAGGCGGCTGGCAGAGGCCGCCGACGCCGGCCAGTTGACGCTGACCGACACGGCGGAGGACGTGGCCCTGCTGCTCTACAGTACCCTGATGGGCATCACGCAGAGCTGGCTGTTTTCGCCACGGTTGTTTTCGCTGGCACAGCAGACGCCGTTCTTCCGGCGCAGGTTACTGGCGCTGGCGGGGGTGACACCCGGCGCTAGAACCGCAGCGCAAGCGCCAGATAAGGCCCACCGATCGTAA
- a CDS encoding TIGR04219 family outer membrane beta-barrel protein, producing the protein MRKSLVAAALMSASPVAFSAPLIDIYAGAYTWNAEISGDIATGSDKVDLERDLDFDKTRENVFYIGLEHPVPLVPNVRLRHMAISDDQRNTLTRGFSFGGGTFVAGNTVRSDFDLDMTDLTLYYSPLDNWLNLDLGLNVRRLDGEFTIASGAQRGHEKAEKTIPMLHVAAQADLPLTGFYVGAEVNAISYDGSKLQDSTLHVGWASDFLLGVELGYSRMDLELDDVSDLDSDITIGGPYLALALRF; encoded by the coding sequence ATGCGCAAGTCACTGGTTGCCGCTGCCCTGATGTCCGCCTCTCCCGTCGCCTTCAGCGCCCCGTTGATCGATATCTATGCCGGTGCCTACACCTGGAATGCCGAAATCAGTGGCGATATCGCCACCGGCAGCGACAAGGTGGACCTGGAAAGGGACCTGGATTTCGACAAGACCCGCGAAAACGTCTTCTATATTGGCCTGGAACACCCGGTGCCACTGGTGCCGAACGTGCGCCTGCGCCATATGGCGATCTCCGATGACCAGCGCAACACACTGACGCGCGGCTTCAGTTTTGGTGGTGGCACCTTCGTCGCCGGCAACACCGTGCGTTCCGACTTCGATCTCGACATGACCGACCTCACGCTCTATTACAGCCCGCTGGACAACTGGCTGAACCTGGACCTGGGCCTGAACGTGCGCCGCCTGGATGGCGAGTTCACCATTGCGTCCGGCGCCCAGCGAGGGCATGAAAAGGCCGAGAAAACCATTCCCATGCTGCATGTCGCCGCACAGGCGGACCTGCCGCTGACCGGCTTCTATGTCGGCGCGGAAGTGAACGCCATCAGCTATGACGGCAGCAAGCTGCAGGACAGCACCCTGCATGTCGGCTGGGCCTCGGATTTCCTGCTGGGGGTGGAGCTGGGCTACAGCCGCATGGACCTGGAGCTGGATGACGTCAGCGACCTGGACAGCGACATTACGATCGGTGGGCCTTATCTGGCGCTTGCGCTGCGGTTCTAG
- a CDS encoding alpha/beta fold hydrolase, with protein sequence MSTQWVTRDFLLGDLSLQNGNVLRDARIRYQQRGDIGAAGTELVLLPTYYGGRCAGNRPLTEKGPLSNPRYTILIPALFGNGESTSPSNAPPSQRGDQWPGVSLYDAVRAQHLMLSELAGDYRLALVAGWSMGGMQSLQWGCLYPERVQRVAAWCASARCHPLNQQFLAGVSSALKADPRYRRGDVPRAGLRAFARVYASWAYAAPFWRRQLWRELGFGSREALLSWWEQDHLQQDAHDLLAVMDTWYSGDISDNPVFAGNYAAALRAIRAPTLIMPASTDMYFVPDDIALDAALMPDARYQLLETDWGHCGGGPGRSADAMQQILGALEVLLHDAA encoded by the coding sequence ATGAGCACTCAATGGGTTACGAGGGACTTCCTGCTCGGTGATTTGTCGTTGCAGAACGGCAACGTGCTGCGCGATGCACGCATTCGCTACCAGCAGCGGGGCGACATCGGGGCAGCGGGCACCGAACTGGTGCTCTTGCCCACCTATTACGGCGGCCGTTGTGCGGGCAACCGTCCGCTGACGGAAAAAGGCCCGCTGTCGAACCCGCGTTACACCATCCTCATCCCGGCGCTGTTCGGCAATGGAGAATCCACCTCGCCGTCAAACGCGCCGCCGTCGCAACGCGGTGACCAGTGGCCGGGCGTCAGCCTGTATGACGCGGTGCGCGCGCAGCACCTGATGCTCAGTGAACTGGCGGGTGACTACCGGCTCGCGCTGGTGGCGGGCTGGTCGATGGGCGGCATGCAGAGCCTGCAGTGGGGATGCCTGTATCCGGAGCGTGTGCAGCGGGTGGCGGCCTGGTGCGCGAGCGCGCGCTGCCATCCGCTGAACCAGCAGTTTCTTGCCGGCGTGTCCTCGGCACTGAAAGCAGATCCGCGTTATCGACGCGGCGATGTGCCGCGCGCCGGGTTGCGCGCGTTTGCGCGTGTCTATGCAAGCTGGGCGTATGCTGCACCGTTCTGGCGCCGGCAACTCTGGCGCGAACTCGGTTTTGGTTCCCGCGAGGCGTTGCTGAGCTGGTGGGAACAGGATCACCTGCAACAGGATGCCCACGATCTGCTGGCGGTGATGGACACCTGGTACAGCGGCGACATCAGCGACAACCCGGTGTTTGCCGGCAACTATGCGGCCGCACTGCGTGCCATCCGTGCGCCGACGCTGATCATGCCGGCCAGCACGGACATGTATTTTGTCCCCGATGACATTGCCCTGGACGCTGCGCTGATGCCCGACGCCCGGTATCAGCTGCTGGAAACGGACTGGGGCCACTGCGGGGGCGGCCCCGGCCGCTCCGCTGACGCCATGCAACAGATCCTGGGCGCGCTGGAGGTGTTGCTGCATGACGCTGCCTGA
- the glnT gene encoding type III glutamate--ammonia ligase, which yields MSSSPVSDSLRQTLEADGVKYAMAGYVDIHGCIKGKFVPLKHLGNMLGGSELYTGAALDGVPQDISDNEVSAVPDPASVMQCPWQPELAWFASNLHLDGAPFEACSRNILRRQLDNAAKMGYTFNLGIETEFFLFRDNGDGTFGPISDRDAGEKPCYDPRTLIDNLPIMDELVSAMNTLGWDVYSFDHEDANGQFETDFTYADALTMADRLTFFRLMAVEIARKHGAFASFMPKPFANRTGSGAHYNMSLADIDTGRNLFAPDGDDLHDCGISKLAYHFTAGVLRHARAISAVIAPTVNSYKRLVRQGSMSGSTWAPVFVCYGNNNRTNMIRVPGAGSRIECRAADISCNPYLGAALILAAGLEGVREQLDPGAPRRENMYRYSDEQIAEMGVQFLPRTLGEAVEAFEADPLAREVFGDAMFKAFVDFKQAEWESYHSAVSDWEIKRYLKMF from the coding sequence ATGAGCAGCAGCCCCGTTTCAGATTCCCTTCGGCAAACCCTGGAAGCCGACGGAGTGAAATACGCCATGGCCGGCTATGTGGATATTCACGGCTGTATCAAAGGCAAATTCGTTCCGCTGAAACATCTGGGCAACATGCTTGGCGGCTCTGAGCTGTACACCGGTGCGGCACTGGATGGCGTGCCGCAGGACATCAGTGACAATGAAGTGTCGGCGGTGCCCGATCCGGCCTCGGTGATGCAGTGCCCCTGGCAACCGGAGCTGGCCTGGTTCGCCAGCAATCTGCATCTCGACGGCGCGCCGTTCGAAGCCTGCTCACGCAACATCCTGCGCCGGCAGCTCGATAACGCCGCGAAGATGGGCTACACCTTCAACCTCGGCATCGAGACGGAATTCTTCCTGTTCAGGGATAACGGCGACGGCACCTTCGGCCCGATCAGCGACCGCGATGCCGGCGAAAAACCCTGCTACGACCCACGCACCCTGATCGACAACCTGCCGATCATGGACGAACTGGTCAGCGCCATGAACACACTCGGCTGGGACGTGTATTCGTTCGATCACGAAGACGCCAACGGCCAGTTCGAAACCGATTTCACCTATGCCGATGCACTGACCATGGCCGACCGGCTGACGTTCTTCCGGCTGATGGCGGTGGAAATCGCGCGCAAGCACGGCGCGTTCGCCAGCTTTATGCCGAAGCCGTTCGCCAACCGCACCGGCAGTGGTGCCCACTACAATATGTCACTGGCGGATATCGACACCGGCCGCAATCTGTTCGCCCCGGACGGCGATGACCTGCACGACTGCGGCATCTCGAAGCTCGCCTATCACTTCACCGCCGGCGTGCTGCGCCATGCGCGCGCCATCAGCGCCGTGATCGCGCCCACCGTGAACAGCTACAAGCGGCTGGTGCGCCAGGGTTCCATGTCCGGCTCCACCTGGGCGCCGGTGTTTGTCTGCTACGGCAACAACAATCGCACCAACATGATCCGTGTCCCCGGGGCCGGCAGCCGCATTGAATGCCGCGCGGCGGACATCAGTTGCAACCCCTACCTGGGCGCCGCGCTGATCCTTGCCGCCGGCCTGGAAGGCGTACGCGAACAGCTCGACCCAGGCGCGCCGCGCAGGGAGAACATGTACCGCTACAGCGACGAGCAGATCGCGGAGATGGGCGTGCAGTTCCTGCCGCGCACGCTGGGCGAGGCGGTGGAGGCCTTCGAGGCCGATCCGCTGGCACGCGAGGTGTTCGGCGACGCCATGTTCAAGGCGTTCGTGGACTTCAAGCAGGCCGAATGGGAGAGCTACCACAGCGCTGTGTCGGACTGGGAAATCAAGCGCTACCTGAAGATGTTCTGA